The DNA segment ATGAGAGAGGAGATGTAAAGTTTTGTTGTTGCCTCTGCAAATTCATTGGCTATCACACTTGCCATTGTGTTTCCTGGCATAAAAATGCTTTTTGGAATTTTATTGGAGTTGCCTATAACCATTGTTACAGCCATTGTTTCTCCAAAAGCTCTTCCAAAGGAGAGAAGGAAACCTGCAAGTATGCCGGATTTTGCGTATGGAAGAGATATGTTTTTTATAACTTCAAACTTTGTTGCTCCAAGAGAGAATCCCCCTTCTTTTATCTCTTTCGGGACAAGAGAGAGAACCTCTCTCCCTATGGATGCAGAGTATGGAATTATCATTATTGCGAGAATGATAGATGCAGTGAATATTCCAACTCCGTATGGTGTGATACCTACTTTTGTCTCAAGTTTTCTAACAAGAGGGACAAGAACGAAGAGTCCCCACAATCCTATCACAACAGAGGGGATACCAGCAACGAGTTCTGTGAATATTTGAAGAATGGAGGAAAGCAATCCACCTTTTATATAATCTGAAATAAGTATTGATATTGAAAGGGAGAAAGGGATTGAGATTAAAAGTGAGAGAATGGATGTTAGAAGCGTTCCCATAAGAAATGGTAAGGCGCCAAACTTCCCATTCACAGGATCCCATGTTGCTCCTGTAAAGAAGGAAAGACCAAATTCTTTTATGGATGGGAGAGAGTTTAAGACGAGGGTTAGAAGAATTGAGGAGACAAGGAGGATCATAAATACACCAAGGGAGAGGAGAAAGGCTCTGAAAAACCTCTCTCCCCTCTCCACATTATCCTTGAGGGATCTTTTGTGATTATTGCTTAAGGAGTGGCTCTCCATCATAATTGATTCCCTTTATTATTCTTTCTGCCTTTTCTACCGCTGCCTTTGGAAGTCTCCCATATAAAAGAGGTTCGTTGTATTCCTGCCCTTCATGAATCATCCACCACAGCAGTTTTACAAGTTCTTCTGCTCTTTCCTTGCTCCTTCCTTTGTAGTTCTGATTCTCATACACTATTATCCATGTGAAACTTGATATGGGATAACCCTTCTCTGCATCTGTGTTTGTGAGTCTAACCCTTGTATCGTCGGGAAGGGGAACATTTGCTGCAAGAGATACGCTCTCAAGTGATGGATTGATGAAATTACCCTTTTTGTTCTTTATCATGGCGTATGGAAGGTTGTTCTCCTCGGCATAGGAAAGTTCTACATATCCAATTGAACCAGGTGTTTGTTTTACAAGCCCAGCAACTCCGGGATTTCCCTTTGCACCAAGTCCCACAGGCCAGTTCAGTGATTTTCCACAACCCACCTTTTCTTTCCACTCCTCACTTACTTTGGATAGAAAATCTGTGAATATAAATGTCGTTCCACTTCCATCAGATCTATGAATAACTGTAATATTCATATCCGGAAGATTTACATCTGGATTTAGTCTTTTAATTCTATCATCATTCCACTTTGTTATTTTTCCAAGAAAGATATCTGATATTGTTTCTCCGTCAAGCTTAAGCTTTGGATTTCCCTCAAGATTGTATGTTACAACCACTGCTCCAAGTGCCATAGGAATGTGTACAATCTTCTGTGGTGCCTCTTTAAGCTGATCATCAGACATATAGGCATCAGTGGCACCAAAATCTACCGCCATCTCAAGAAGTTGCCTTATCCCTCCTCCTGAACCAATTCCCTGATAGTTAACCTTAACCCCGGTGTTCTTGTAATAGACATCAAACATCTTTGTGTATAGTGGTTGAGGAAAAGTTGCTCCTGCTCCTATGAGCTCAATATTTTTTTGAGGTTCTTTGGAAGGTGTCTCTTCGTTTTTGCACCCGGTTAAAATCATAGAGATTGCCAGTGATACTACCACCAAAAGAATTAAAAGTTTTCTCATAAAAAACCTCCTAAAAAGTTTTTCGTTAACATTATAGTGGGAGAGGGTTAATTAGGTATAAATTTTTTGTTAAATTTGTGTTAAGGATTTTGGGGGATAAAAATTGTAAATGTGGTTCCTTCCCCTGGGACACTTCTCACATCTATTTTTCCATTGTGTAATAATACTATATGTTTCACTATTGAGAGACCAAGACCAGTCCCCCCTGTTCTCTTTGATCTTGATTTATCAACAACATAGAATCTTTCAAATATTCTATCAATGTGCTCCTTTGGTATCCCAATTCCTGTATCCTTCACCTCCACAAAGAACCCTCCTTTGCCTCTATATATCTTTACACTAACACTTCCTCTATCTGTGTATCTTATTGCATTGTCCACAAGGTTTACAAGCATCTCTTCAAAGAGATATGGATCAACCTTTATGTAAAATGGTTTTTCCTCTACTTCTATTAGAAGATTTAATCCCTTCTCCTCTGCCTTTTTGTAAAAGAGTTTCTCTATATC comes from the Caldisericia bacterium genome and includes:
- the pstC gene encoding phosphate ABC transporter permease subunit PstC; this translates as MESHSLSNNHKRSLKDNVERGERFFRAFLLSLGVFMILLVSSILLTLVLNSLPSIKEFGLSFFTGATWDPVNGKFGALPFLMGTLLTSILSLLISIPFSLSISILISDYIKGGLLSSILQIFTELVAGIPSVVIGLWGLFVLVPLVRKLETKVGITPYGVGIFTASIILAIMIIPYSASIGREVLSLVPKEIKEGGFSLGATKFEVIKNISLPYAKSGILAGFLLSFGRAFGETMAVTMVIGNSNKIPKSIFMPGNTMASVIANEFAEATTKLYISSLIEMALLLFLVSTVINIFGRYVIKRLSNEETEGKNLS
- the pstS gene encoding phosphate ABC transporter substrate-binding protein PstS, with amino-acid sequence MRKLLILLVVVSLAISMILTGCKNEETPSKEPQKNIELIGAGATFPQPLYTKMFDVYYKNTGVKVNYQGIGSGGGIRQLLEMAVDFGATDAYMSDDQLKEAPQKIVHIPMALGAVVVTYNLEGNPKLKLDGETISDIFLGKITKWNDDRIKRLNPDVNLPDMNITVIHRSDGSGTTFIFTDFLSKVSEEWKEKVGCGKSLNWPVGLGAKGNPGVAGLVKQTPGSIGYVELSYAEENNLPYAMIKNKKGNFINPSLESVSLAANVPLPDDTRVRLTNTDAEKGYPISSFTWIIVYENQNYKGRSKERAEELVKLLWWMIHEGQEYNEPLLYGRLPKAAVEKAERIIKGINYDGEPLLKQ